A window from Myxococcus fulvus encodes these proteins:
- a CDS encoding DUF4350 domain-containing protein: MRDRLPLLAVGGLVLTVVLGSMLLSSARRGEFADTLSTYRAQEDGARALYLLAEESGLPVTRRMADLRIGTTGSTTPVLLAVEVQGSREDDLEQTQLAAEPDAGLGDEDVPRTGFNTFRASALDDREVTELLTQVSAGGTAVYVPWGSRENPLLDALSVKLIKADTTLPMRTLVPPFPSPYTLGVERVEVKVQAYLELPATAVPVLEDERLGRMVAAVVPHGQGRVLVLGAPELAMNVALSRADNAQFWLSTLAALGPGPYEFDEFHHGFTNERSVVDFARRYGLHFAVLQLLAGVALWSVALKRFGRPRPPPESVRVGATDALFAMARLYREGRHHGFAAKLVARGLTQELALHAGLPAHAAPTAVSEALKERGREDLARGLREVVGRADTVNNDSDLQQLTARAAMLRQGLHPAGPVRRSTSGTP, from the coding sequence GTGCGTGACCGCCTCCCGTTGCTGGCGGTGGGCGGTCTGGTGCTCACCGTGGTGCTCGGCTCGATGCTGCTCTCGAGCGCGCGTCGTGGTGAGTTCGCCGACACGCTGTCCACCTACCGCGCGCAGGAGGACGGCGCGCGCGCGCTGTACCTCCTGGCGGAGGAGAGTGGCCTGCCGGTGACTCGCCGCATGGCGGACCTGCGCATCGGCACGACGGGCTCGACGACACCCGTGCTGCTCGCGGTGGAGGTGCAGGGCTCGCGAGAGGATGACCTCGAGCAGACACAGCTCGCCGCCGAGCCGGACGCGGGCCTGGGCGACGAGGACGTGCCGCGCACGGGCTTCAACACCTTCCGCGCCAGCGCACTCGACGACCGCGAGGTGACGGAGCTGCTCACGCAGGTGTCCGCGGGAGGCACCGCCGTCTACGTCCCGTGGGGCTCGCGGGAGAACCCGCTGCTCGACGCCTTGAGCGTGAAGCTCATCAAGGCCGACACGACGCTGCCCATGCGCACGCTGGTGCCCCCCTTCCCTTCTCCGTACACGCTCGGCGTGGAGCGGGTGGAGGTGAAGGTGCAGGCGTACCTGGAGCTGCCGGCCACCGCGGTGCCCGTCCTCGAGGACGAGCGCCTGGGGCGCATGGTGGCGGCGGTGGTGCCGCACGGCCAGGGCCGGGTGCTCGTGCTGGGCGCGCCGGAGCTGGCGATGAACGTGGCGCTGTCCCGCGCGGACAACGCGCAGTTCTGGCTCTCCACCCTGGCGGCGCTGGGCCCCGGCCCCTACGAGTTCGACGAGTTCCACCACGGCTTCACCAACGAGCGCTCCGTCGTCGACTTCGCCAGGCGCTACGGCCTGCACTTCGCGGTGCTCCAGTTGCTCGCGGGCGTGGCCCTCTGGTCCGTGGCGCTCAAGCGCTTCGGCCGCCCCCGTCCCCCGCCCGAGTCCGTGCGCGTAGGCGCCACCGATGCCCTGTTCGCCATGGCCCGGCTGTACCGCGAGGGGCGCCACCACGGCTTCGCGGCGAAGCTGGTCGCCCGAGGACTCACCCAGGAGCTGGCGCTGCACGCGGGCCTGCCCGCGCACGCGGCGCCCACGGCCGTCTCGGAGGCGCTGAAGGAGCGCGGCCGGGAGGACCTCGCGCGAGGCCTGCGCGAAGTGGTCGGCCGGGCCGACACGGTGAACAACGACTCCGACCTCCAGCAGCTCACCGCGCGCGCGGCCATGCTGCGGCAAGGTCTCCACCCCGCCGGCCCCGTCCGGCGAAGCACTTCCGGTACCCCATGA
- a CDS encoding AAA family ATPase, with protein MNANDPASPLVQTGSAVQAAHAIREGVLREVRKAVVGQDEVLELMLCGLIAGGHVLLEGVPGVAKTLMAKALARSIGSDFKRIQFTPDLMPADILGTSVFDLKSQGFVLVKGPIFTDLLLADEINRAPAKTQSALLEAMQERGVSLEGRNLPLSPLFTVFATQNPVESEGTYPLPEAQLDRFLLKIDVGYPAPEEEDAILASVHRGFDAGDLARAGVRPAVTKEGLLGARAALNEVNVEPPVLGYIRKLVAATRTSSRIRLGAGPRAGVHLLLASKALAALRGRNFVTPDDVRFLAGPVLKHRLLLSPDAELDGATPSDVLREVVQAVEVPR; from the coding sequence ATGAACGCGAACGACCCCGCCTCCCCGCTCGTCCAGACCGGCTCCGCCGTGCAGGCCGCCCATGCCATCCGCGAGGGCGTGCTGCGCGAGGTGCGCAAGGCCGTGGTGGGCCAGGACGAGGTGCTGGAGCTGATGCTCTGCGGACTCATCGCCGGCGGCCACGTGCTGCTGGAGGGTGTGCCCGGCGTGGCCAAGACGCTGATGGCCAAGGCGCTGGCGCGCAGCATCGGCTCCGACTTCAAGCGCATCCAGTTCACCCCGGACCTGATGCCCGCGGACATCCTGGGCACCAGCGTGTTCGACCTGAAGTCCCAGGGCTTCGTGTTGGTGAAGGGCCCCATCTTCACGGACCTGCTGCTGGCCGACGAAATCAACCGCGCCCCGGCCAAGACGCAGTCCGCGCTGCTGGAGGCCATGCAGGAGCGCGGCGTCTCGCTGGAGGGCCGCAACCTGCCGCTGTCTCCCCTCTTCACGGTGTTCGCCACGCAGAACCCGGTGGAGTCGGAGGGCACGTACCCGCTGCCCGAGGCGCAGCTGGACCGCTTCCTGCTGAAGATCGACGTGGGCTACCCCGCGCCCGAGGAGGAGGACGCCATCCTCGCCTCCGTGCACCGCGGCTTCGACGCCGGTGACCTGGCGCGCGCGGGAGTGCGCCCCGCGGTGACGAAGGAAGGCCTCTTGGGCGCGCGCGCCGCGCTCAACGAGGTCAACGTGGAGCCGCCGGTACTCGGTTACATCCGCAAGCTGGTGGCGGCGACGCGGACCTCCAGTCGCATCCGCCTGGGCGCGGGCCCTCGCGCGGGCGTGCACCTGCTGCTCGCGTCCAAGGCGCTGGCCGCCCTGCGTGGGCGCAACTTCGTCACGCCGGATGACGTGCGCTTCCTGGCGGGGCCCGTGCTGAAGCACCGGCTGCTCCTGTCGCCCGACGCGGAGCTGGACGGGGCCACGCCGTCGGACGTGCTTCGCGAGGTGGTGCAGGCGGTGGAGGTCCCTCGGTGA
- a CDS encoding DUF58 domain-containing protein encodes MIPTGRLWALFALLAVPMMAAGFFPGLGGAVLALDALALALAVVDFLWARSVRLEARRVLPQRLNVGVPNKVELRLVHRGGRTARVRVKDGVPESFTAAPDEATLELPPDSETRWVYRVTPARRGRFDFTEVTARVSGPLGLVLHERVFPTTQTISVYPDLRGASRLLLSGAALDLVNLGLRQLRRDGRGSEFARLRDYAQGDSARDVDWKATARRGRPVTRVLESERSQSILICVDAGRSMAAQVDGLTKLDHAVNAALFLAFVAVRNGDRVGLAVFADGVKTYLPPAAGRTQYRKMVDALYSTTPSLTYVDYLALFKELNVRLTRRSLLCVFTDFLDEEQASTMVAPLHRLARRHVPLCLSVKDTALQKLLRTPPPGPEESFQHAVASELLVDREMLKARVSQGGVQMLDVQPDDLSLAAVNRYLDIKARGVL; translated from the coding sequence GTGATTCCCACCGGGCGCCTCTGGGCGCTGTTCGCGCTGCTGGCCGTGCCCATGATGGCCGCGGGGTTCTTCCCGGGCCTGGGCGGCGCCGTGCTGGCGTTGGACGCGCTGGCCCTGGCGCTCGCCGTGGTGGACTTCCTGTGGGCGCGCTCGGTGCGGCTGGAGGCGCGGCGCGTGTTGCCGCAGCGGCTCAACGTGGGCGTGCCGAACAAGGTGGAGCTGCGGCTGGTGCACCGGGGCGGCCGGACGGCGCGGGTGCGCGTGAAGGACGGCGTGCCGGAGTCCTTCACCGCCGCGCCCGACGAGGCCACGCTGGAGCTGCCCCCGGACAGCGAGACGCGCTGGGTGTACCGGGTGACGCCCGCCCGGCGCGGCCGCTTCGACTTCACGGAGGTGACCGCGCGAGTGTCGGGCCCGCTGGGGCTCGTCCTGCACGAGCGCGTGTTCCCCACCACGCAGACCATCTCCGTGTACCCGGACCTGCGAGGCGCCAGCCGCCTGCTCTTGTCCGGCGCCGCGCTGGACCTGGTGAACCTGGGCCTCCGGCAGCTGCGCCGCGACGGACGCGGCAGTGAGTTCGCGCGACTGCGTGACTACGCGCAGGGAGACAGCGCGCGTGACGTGGACTGGAAGGCCACGGCCCGTCGCGGACGGCCGGTGACGCGGGTGCTGGAGTCGGAGCGCTCGCAGTCCATCCTCATCTGCGTCGACGCGGGCCGCTCCATGGCCGCGCAGGTGGACGGACTCACCAAGCTGGACCACGCGGTGAACGCCGCGCTCTTCCTGGCCTTCGTCGCCGTGCGCAACGGAGACCGGGTGGGGCTCGCCGTCTTCGCGGACGGCGTGAAGACGTACCTGCCTCCCGCCGCGGGCCGCACCCAGTACCGGAAGATGGTGGACGCGCTCTACTCCACGACGCCCAGCCTGACGTACGTGGACTACCTGGCCCTCTTCAAGGAGCTGAACGTCCGCCTCACCCGGCGCAGCCTGCTGTGTGTCTTCACGGACTTCCTCGACGAGGAGCAGGCCTCCACCATGGTGGCCCCGCTCCATCGGCTCGCGCGTCGGCACGTGCCCCTGTGCCTGTCGGTCAAGGACACGGCGCTGCAGAAGCTCCTGCGCACGCCGCCTCCGGGGCCCGAGGAGTCGTTCCAGCACGCGGTGGCCTCGGAGCTGCTCGTGGACCGAGAGATGCTCAAGGCGCGGGTGAGTCAGGGCGGCGTGCAGATGCTCGACGTGCAGCCGGATGACCTGAGCCTCGCGGCTGTCAACCGCTACCTCGACATCAAGGCCCGGGGCGTCCTGTAA
- a CDS encoding stage II sporulation protein M yields MEMAEFIESRRPRWEKLERLLDQSETRGLRGLSLEDARTLGKLYRAVSSDLLWVRARSGSADVSAYLNDLVGRAYALTYPGRRPRFADVWGFVARGFPALFHREVRMYIAAVLLFLAGGGFGYLGMLVDPEAAHYLVPAEHLDLDPVQRAADEAKGDGMTADQQAHFSSYLFTHNIQVAFLAFALGVTLGLGTAIMLFVNGLFLGALAQVYAAKGMAGWFWAWILPHGIPEVTAICIAGAAGLVIARGLVAPKGLTRGQALRMEAVTAVKLLFGTLALFVLAGFIEGTVSQIHPPKLSVAFKVTFALVVGAGVYAYLFSDWLRDAHPAEPGPDAPPVA; encoded by the coding sequence ATGGAGATGGCGGAGTTCATCGAGTCGCGCCGGCCTCGCTGGGAGAAGCTCGAGCGGCTGCTGGACCAGTCGGAGACCCGGGGCCTCAGGGGCTTGAGCCTGGAGGACGCGCGGACGCTCGGGAAGCTCTACCGCGCCGTGTCGAGCGACCTGCTCTGGGTCCGGGCCCGAAGCGGCTCGGCGGACGTGAGCGCGTACCTCAATGATTTGGTGGGCCGGGCCTATGCGCTGACCTACCCGGGGCGGCGTCCCCGGTTCGCGGACGTGTGGGGCTTCGTGGCCCGGGGCTTTCCGGCGCTCTTCCACCGCGAGGTGCGCATGTACATCGCCGCGGTGCTGCTGTTCCTCGCGGGCGGGGGCTTCGGCTACCTGGGCATGCTGGTGGACCCGGAGGCGGCGCACTACCTGGTGCCCGCCGAGCACCTGGACCTGGACCCCGTCCAGCGCGCCGCCGACGAGGCGAAGGGCGACGGGATGACGGCCGACCAGCAGGCCCATTTCTCGTCGTACCTCTTCACGCACAACATCCAGGTGGCCTTCCTCGCCTTCGCCCTGGGGGTGACGCTGGGGCTGGGCACGGCCATCATGCTGTTCGTCAATGGACTGTTCCTGGGGGCGCTGGCGCAGGTGTACGCGGCGAAGGGCATGGCCGGCTGGTTCTGGGCGTGGATCCTCCCGCACGGAATCCCCGAGGTGACGGCCATCTGCATCGCCGGCGCGGCGGGGCTCGTCATCGCACGCGGGCTGGTGGCCCCCAAGGGCCTCACCCGGGGACAGGCGCTGCGCATGGAGGCGGTGACGGCGGTGAAGCTCCTGTTCGGGACGCTCGCGCTGTTCGTGCTCGCGGGCTTCATCGAGGGCACCGTGTCGCAAATCCATCCGCCCAAGCTGTCGGTGGCCTTCAAGGTGACGTTCGCCCTGGTGGTGGGCGCGGGCGTCTACGCGTACCTGTTCTCGGATTGGCTGAGAGACGCCCACCCGGCCGAGCCAGGCCCGGACGCTCCCCCGGTGGCCTGA
- a CDS encoding DUF4129 domain-containing protein, which translates to MAVSALELRPRNAIAVMDAALRLCARSTGVWALTLPGGAAVIASVLYLAEAMRMGHSLVLPSLAFTLAWFMRGVGQSAAAHHVQAVLLGPAEPTTWASLKAVLARLPSVFVAVAYLFVFNWLLFNLTLGIAFFVVSAQSVGYAAVMEGRGSVLRLYGQCSRLLGPARGTALKVRFLMSVQVLVFFNLHIGLNFLLMMARKLLGVDLTFAERYASLDNMPWLLFLAALTFTLFEPVRAAAATLLLVDGRVRQEGLDLLAAAQQLPTRATGKPLGQRSAAMLAVLLGLGLLTGTPARAQEDAPRAPVTSSREAVRRLGQVAVACEVAGPEEDARFEQLGALGTGERGKLDRLVRAVERQAYDDEDCDSALGTLEQGLEQGSRTVQAQAAVDARQASARAKDILARPEFAVAPPVEKTAEEPAEPTQPPDWWRRFTTWLGEFLKKLFERDEAPPTRNFTPPVVSGGAVANTLVVVIAGLTVAVLLYVLWSALKKNVHRKAGEGLEVSTLDASTLAGDAGHALSRPPEGWAQLADELAAKGEYREAVRSLYLALLSRLHRDGAILYDVTLSNWDYLSQFKGRMEWKPRFRELTLRFDFAWYGNTPVGSSGYQEFRALSAPMLAAPTPQEATGA; encoded by the coding sequence ATGGCCGTCTCCGCGCTCGAATTGCGGCCCCGGAACGCCATCGCGGTGATGGACGCGGCGCTGCGTCTGTGCGCCCGGAGCACGGGCGTCTGGGCCCTCACGCTGCCGGGGGGCGCCGCCGTCATCGCGTCCGTGCTGTACCTGGCGGAGGCGATGCGCATGGGGCACTCGCTGGTGCTGCCGTCGCTGGCGTTCACCCTCGCGTGGTTCATGCGGGGCGTGGGCCAGAGCGCGGCCGCGCACCATGTGCAGGCGGTGTTGCTGGGGCCGGCGGAGCCCACCACGTGGGCCTCGCTGAAGGCGGTGCTGGCCCGCCTGCCCTCGGTCTTCGTCGCGGTGGCCTACCTCTTCGTCTTCAACTGGCTGCTGTTCAACCTGACGTTGGGCATCGCGTTCTTCGTCGTGTCGGCGCAGAGCGTGGGCTACGCGGCGGTGATGGAGGGGCGCGGCTCGGTGCTGCGGCTGTACGGCCAGTGCTCGCGGCTCTTGGGCCCGGCGCGCGGCACGGCGCTGAAGGTGCGCTTCCTCATGTCCGTGCAGGTGCTGGTCTTCTTCAACCTGCACATCGGCTTGAACTTCCTGCTGATGATGGCGCGCAAGCTGTTGGGCGTGGACCTGACGTTCGCGGAGCGTTACGCCTCGCTGGACAACATGCCCTGGCTGCTGTTCCTGGCCGCCCTCACCTTCACGCTCTTCGAGCCCGTGCGCGCCGCGGCGGCGACCCTGCTGCTCGTCGACGGGCGCGTGCGTCAGGAGGGGTTGGACCTGTTGGCCGCGGCGCAGCAGTTGCCCACGCGCGCCACGGGCAAGCCCCTGGGACAGCGGAGCGCGGCGATGCTCGCGGTGTTGTTGGGGTTGGGCCTGCTGACGGGGACACCCGCGCGGGCTCAGGAGGACGCGCCTCGCGCGCCTGTGACGTCGAGCCGCGAGGCCGTGCGTCGGCTGGGACAGGTGGCTGTGGCCTGCGAGGTCGCGGGGCCGGAGGAGGACGCGCGCTTCGAGCAGCTGGGGGCGCTGGGGACCGGAGAGCGCGGCAAGTTGGACCGGCTGGTGCGCGCGGTGGAGCGGCAGGCCTACGACGACGAGGACTGTGACTCCGCGCTCGGCACGCTGGAGCAGGGTTTGGAGCAGGGCTCGCGGACGGTGCAGGCACAGGCGGCCGTGGATGCGCGCCAGGCCTCGGCGCGGGCGAAGGACATCCTGGCGCGGCCGGAATTCGCGGTGGCGCCTCCGGTGGAGAAGACCGCCGAGGAGCCCGCCGAGCCGACCCAGCCGCCAGACTGGTGGCGCCGCTTCACCACCTGGCTGGGAGAGTTCCTCAAGAAGCTCTTCGAGCGGGACGAGGCGCCGCCCACGCGGAACTTCACGCCGCCCGTCGTGTCCGGTGGCGCGGTGGCCAACACGCTGGTGGTGGTCATCGCGGGACTGACGGTGGCGGTGCTGCTGTATGTGCTCTGGAGCGCGCTGAAGAAGAACGTGCACCGCAAGGCAGGCGAGGGGCTGGAGGTGTCCACCCTGGACGCGTCGACGCTCGCGGGGGACGCGGGCCATGCGCTGTCGCGTCCGCCGGAGGGCTGGGCGCAGCTCGCGGACGAGCTGGCCGCGAAGGGGGAGTACCGCGAGGCGGTGCGCAGCCTCTACCTGGCGCTGCTGTCCCGTCTGCACCGCGACGGCGCGATTCTCTACGACGTGACGCTGTCCAACTGGGACTACCTGAGCCAGTTCAAGGGGCGCATGGAGTGGAAGCCCCGCTTCCGGGAGCTGACGCTGCGCTTCGACTTCGCGTGGTACGGCAACACGCCGGTGGGCAGCAGTGGCTACCAGGAGTTCCGAGCCCTGAGCGCGCCGATGCTCGCCGCGCCCACGCCCCAGGAGGCCACCGGTGCGTGA
- a CDS encoding inorganic diphosphatase: protein MLLLPPLPPLPEVLIECPRFSFVKRRADGSVDFVSPVPCPYNYGSIPGLVADDGDPLDAVVLGSRLARGQRVRLPVVGVLGFVDSGKGDPKVILGAAPMSAAERAGLESFFRVYALFKRGLHLVRGNDTDTRFTGWLPVPSVSSAS from the coding sequence GTGCTGCTCCTGCCCCCGTTGCCGCCCCTGCCCGAGGTCCTCATCGAGTGCCCCCGCTTCTCGTTCGTGAAGCGGCGCGCGGATGGCTCGGTGGACTTCGTGTCGCCGGTGCCGTGTCCGTACAACTACGGCAGCATCCCGGGGCTCGTGGCGGATGATGGAGACCCGCTCGACGCGGTGGTGCTGGGCTCGCGGCTCGCTCGTGGGCAGCGGGTGCGGCTGCCGGTGGTGGGCGTGCTCGGCTTCGTCGACTCAGGCAAGGGCGACCCGAAGGTGATTCTCGGCGCGGCCCCGATGAGCGCCGCCGAGCGCGCCGGGCTGGAGTCCTTCTTCCGCGTCTACGCGCTCTTCAAGCGGGGGTTGCACCTGGTGCGCGGTAACGACACCGACACCCGCTTCACGGGGTGGCTGCCGGTGCCGTCAGTGTCTTCCGCATCCTGA
- a CDS encoding GNAT family N-acetyltransferase, whose amino-acid sequence MHPLFHLGDVTAHRIDDAEAERLQPLLERCEDFFRLCYGRPARADEARQLPLERPPGVTPEQGHLLALVDPTGAWVGLFEGLQDFPTRGEAYLGLLLLEPGTRGRGLGAGLLAGYEDWLRASGQQVLRVGVSEPNPAALRFWTREGFQAETWVGPLTQGELSYRVLRMRKTLTAPAATP is encoded by the coding sequence GTGCATCCGCTCTTCCACCTCGGCGACGTCACCGCGCACCGCATCGACGACGCCGAGGCCGAGCGCCTCCAGCCGCTGCTGGAGCGCTGCGAGGACTTCTTCCGCCTGTGCTACGGCCGCCCCGCGCGCGCCGACGAGGCCCGGCAACTGCCCCTGGAGCGGCCCCCAGGAGTGACGCCCGAGCAGGGACACCTGCTCGCCCTCGTGGACCCGACGGGCGCGTGGGTGGGCCTCTTCGAGGGACTCCAGGACTTCCCGACGCGAGGCGAGGCGTACCTCGGCCTGCTGCTCCTGGAGCCAGGGACACGAGGACGCGGGCTGGGCGCGGGGTTGCTCGCGGGCTACGAGGACTGGCTGCGCGCCTCGGGCCAGCAGGTGCTGCGCGTGGGCGTGTCCGAGCCCAACCCGGCGGCGCTGCGCTTCTGGACGCGCGAGGGCTTCCAGGCGGAGACGTGGGTGGGACCGCTGACGCAGGGTGAGCTGAGCTACCGCGTCCTCAGGATGCGGAAGACACTGACGGCACCGGCAGCCACCCCGTGA
- the rho gene encoding transcription termination factor Rho, producing the protein MSENPDNRDPRDATPPPAAARPVPPPEADDDGDEGDDEGGDEGEGGGASASGGQPGQPGQPGGRRRRRRRRRRGAQVLFTPEGQAYRMTAGPDGQQVQVFLTPQELEQYKQRQAQQQQQGQQQPQQQQQQQQGHGGGQQHQRQHHGGQGQAQQQSNLAPVEGVLDTEAKGPNAFLRQLKRNLLAAPDDPELPKNLVQKLRLRQGQYLTAFAQMRGNKGIIQKVDTVDGRPLEGVSRLPHFADLTSVDPTERLKLENGHKEMVTRVLDLISPIGKGQRALIVAPPKTGKTIMLQRIAQAVISNHPEAHVMVVLIDERPEEVTDMRRSIKAEVLASSSDRPTGDHLKVAELALERARRLVETGKDVVILLDSITRLARAFNKEVDNSGRTMSGGVDSRALERPKRIFGAARATEEAGSLTIIGTALIDTGSRMDEVIFEEFKGTGNSEVTLDRLLAEKRVFPAVNIAQSGTRKEEKLFTLREYEKVKKLRQMLFAVKPVEAMEALVKRLSRYTYNDEFLDEL; encoded by the coding sequence ATGAGCGAAAACCCCGATAACCGCGACCCCCGTGATGCCACCCCGCCGCCCGCGGCTGCCCGTCCCGTCCCTCCTCCCGAGGCGGATGACGACGGCGACGAAGGCGACGACGAGGGTGGCGACGAGGGCGAAGGCGGAGGCGCATCCGCGTCGGGCGGCCAGCCCGGCCAGCCCGGTCAGCCCGGGGGACGCCGCCGTCGTCGGCGCCGTCGTCGTCGTGGCGCGCAGGTGCTCTTCACCCCGGAGGGTCAGGCGTACCGCATGACGGCGGGCCCGGACGGCCAGCAGGTCCAGGTCTTCCTGACGCCGCAGGAGCTGGAGCAGTACAAGCAGCGCCAGGCGCAGCAGCAACAGCAGGGCCAGCAGCAGCCCCAGCAACAGCAGCAGCAGCAGCAGGGCCACGGCGGCGGCCAGCAGCATCAGCGCCAGCACCATGGCGGCCAGGGTCAGGCGCAGCAGCAGTCCAACCTGGCGCCGGTGGAGGGCGTGCTGGACACGGAGGCCAAGGGCCCCAACGCGTTCCTGCGCCAGCTCAAGCGCAACCTGCTGGCGGCGCCGGACGACCCGGAGCTGCCCAAGAACCTGGTGCAGAAGCTGCGGCTGCGGCAGGGCCAGTACCTGACGGCCTTCGCGCAGATGCGCGGCAACAAGGGCATCATCCAGAAGGTGGACACGGTGGACGGCCGCCCGCTGGAGGGCGTGTCCCGGCTGCCGCACTTCGCGGACCTGACGTCGGTGGACCCCACCGAGCGGCTCAAGCTGGAGAACGGTCACAAGGAGATGGTGACCCGGGTGCTGGACCTCATCTCGCCCATCGGCAAGGGACAGCGCGCGCTCATCGTCGCGCCCCCGAAGACGGGCAAGACCATCATGCTCCAGCGCATCGCCCAGGCGGTCATCTCCAACCACCCGGAGGCGCACGTCATGGTGGTGCTCATCGACGAGCGGCCCGAGGAAGTGACGGACATGCGCCGCAGCATCAAGGCGGAGGTGCTCGCGTCCAGCTCGGACCGGCCCACCGGGGACCACCTCAAGGTGGCGGAGCTGGCGCTGGAGCGCGCCCGGCGCCTGGTGGAGACGGGCAAGGACGTGGTCATCCTGCTGGACTCGATTACGCGTCTGGCGCGCGCCTTCAACAAGGAGGTCGACAACTCCGGCCGCACCATGTCCGGCGGCGTGGACAGCCGCGCGCTGGAGCGCCCCAAGCGCATCTTCGGCGCCGCGCGGGCGACCGAGGAGGCGGGCTCGCTCACCATCATCGGCACGGCGCTCATCGACACCGGCAGCCGCATGGACGAGGTCATCTTCGAGGAGTTCAAGGGCACGGGTAACTCCGAAGTCACGCTGGACCGCCTGCTCGCCGAGAAGCGCGTCTTCCCCGCGGTCAACATCGCCCAGTCCGGCACGCGCAAGGAGGAGAAGCTCTTCACCCTGCGCGAGTACGAGAAGGTGAAGAAGCTGCGGCAGATGCTCTTCGCGGTGAAGCCCGTGGAGGCGATGGAGGCCCTGGTGAAGCGGCTTTCGCGCTACACCTACAACGACGAGTTCCTCGACGAGCTCTGA